The following coding sequences are from one Planctomicrobium piriforme window:
- a CDS encoding sialidase family protein gives MKHLLWTLLLFTFSATLSAAEPIDVPRTWQGIPGLERTANGRLFVSWFTGGEKEPAPENTVLLCYSDDNGQTFTQPKPMAGPIGSGRTFDPTLWIDPYGKLWYIFNRGDKDTAQHGVYARTCANPDAIPPVFSEEFRIGYDEVPYAFRMNKPTVLSTGEWVMPVTLAQEPIHDWFAGPKQLQGVGISPDQGKTWQLFGALKAPHWALENMIVERRDGTLWMLIRTGGGVLWESTSNDRGRTWTEATPSTIPNPGSRFFIRRLASGNLLLVNHYKFKGRSHLTARLSTDDGHTWNGGLLLDERSNISYPDGVQAKDGLIWLIYDRERHKAAEILLTTFHEEDVAAGKDVSGQVRLKQVVNRLGRE, from the coding sequence ATGAAACACCTGCTCTGGACCCTGCTCCTCTTCACATTCTCCGCCACCCTTTCTGCTGCCGAGCCAATCGACGTGCCGCGCACCTGGCAGGGCATCCCCGGGCTCGAACGCACCGCTAACGGGCGTCTCTTCGTCTCCTGGTTTACCGGCGGCGAAAAAGAACCGGCCCCCGAGAACACCGTGTTGCTCTGTTACAGCGACGACAACGGGCAGACCTTCACCCAACCTAAACCGATGGCTGGCCCGATTGGATCTGGCAGGACATTCGATCCCACGCTGTGGATCGATCCGTACGGCAAGCTCTGGTACATCTTCAATCGCGGTGATAAGGACACGGCGCAGCATGGCGTCTATGCCCGGACGTGTGCGAACCCGGACGCGATTCCGCCGGTCTTCAGCGAGGAGTTTCGCATCGGGTATGACGAAGTCCCCTACGCCTTCCGCATGAACAAGCCGACCGTCCTCTCCACAGGCGAATGGGTCATGCCTGTCACGCTGGCGCAGGAACCGATTCACGACTGGTTTGCCGGTCCCAAACAATTGCAGGGGGTTGGCATCTCGCCGGATCAGGGGAAGACCTGGCAACTCTTCGGGGCGCTCAAGGCGCCGCATTGGGCACTCGAAAACATGATCGTCGAACGCCGCGACGGCACCCTCTGGATGCTCATCCGCACTGGCGGCGGCGTCTTGTGGGAAAGCACCTCGAACGATCGCGGCCGCACCTGGACCGAGGCCACTCCCAGCACGATACCCAACCCCGGCTCGCGGTTCTTCATCCGCCGCCTCGCCTCAGGCAATCTGCTGCTGGTGAACCACTACAAATTCAAAGGCCGCAGCCACCTCACCGCCCGACTCTCGACCGACGACGGCCACACCTGGAACGGAGGCCTGCTGCTGGATGAACGCAGCAACATCTCCTACCCGGACGGCGTTCAAGCCAAAGACGGTTTGATCTGGCTGATCTACGACCGCGAACGCCACAAAGCCGCCGAGATCCTGCTGACGACCTTTCACGAAGAAGACGTGGCCGCCGGAAAAGACGTCTCAGGCCAGGTGCGACTCAAACAGGTCGTGAACCGGCTGGGGCGGGAGTGA
- a CDS encoding polyphosphate kinase 2 family protein, with the protein MPHSHRIAPGEKVDLSKISTRGKEYHDDRDQADREFKRFRNELDDLQTRLYAEGRQKLLIVLQAMDAGGKDGVTRSVFKEVNPQGIRIESFKAPSAEELSHDYLWRIHQRVPAKGMIAVFNRSHYEDVLVVRVDELVPKKMWEARFEQINQFEKYLSDNGTRILKFFIHISREEQLERFQERLDDPEKHWKFSIDDIKKRQKWDKYMAAYEDVLSKCSTDYAPWHVIPGDHNWYRNWAVAQVITETLHEMNPQYPPLAEGLKGLKLE; encoded by the coding sequence ATGCCGCACTCGCATCGCATTGCCCCGGGAGAGAAGGTCGATCTCTCGAAGATCTCGACCAGAGGGAAAGAGTATCACGATGATCGCGATCAGGCGGATCGCGAGTTTAAGCGGTTTCGCAATGAACTCGATGACCTGCAGACACGGTTGTATGCCGAAGGGCGACAAAAGCTGTTGATCGTGCTGCAGGCGATGGACGCCGGCGGGAAAGACGGGGTGACTCGCAGCGTGTTTAAGGAAGTCAATCCGCAAGGGATACGGATCGAATCCTTCAAGGCTCCTTCCGCTGAAGAGTTGTCACACGATTACCTGTGGCGGATTCACCAGCGCGTCCCCGCCAAAGGGATGATCGCGGTCTTCAACCGTTCGCATTATGAAGACGTGCTGGTGGTACGCGTGGATGAACTGGTCCCGAAAAAGATGTGGGAAGCCCGATTCGAGCAGATCAATCAGTTTGAGAAGTACCTGTCGGACAACGGCACGCGGATTCTCAAGTTCTTCATTCACATCTCCAGAGAAGAACAGTTGGAGCGTTTTCAGGAACGTCTGGATGACCCTGAGAAGCACTGGAAGTTCTCCATCGACGACATCAAGAAGCGTCAAAAGTGGGACAAGTACATGGCAGCCTATGAGGATGTTCTGTCGAAGTGCTCGACTGATTACGCCCCCTGGCACGTCATCCCCGGCGACCACAACTGGTATCGTAATTGGGCCGTGGCGCAGGTGATCACGGAGACGCTGCACGAGATGAATCCGCAGTATCCGCCGTTGGCGGAAGGGCTGAAGGGGTTGAAGCTGGAGTGA